A genomic stretch from Cardiocondyla obscurior isolate alpha-2009 linkage group LG10, Cobs3.1, whole genome shotgun sequence includes:
- the LOC139105979 gene encoding odorant receptor 46a-like: MQTMQFPLKILTVAGCQPPKSWSSLCKRTLYNMYTILMCLLLITFMVPQILDIILNVDNPDDFTDTFYIMLAMFIACCKMISLLLNRKNIKMLINALVQKPFRPLEPNEIEIRQKYDNIVRIHSISYTVLIELTCGFMNLTSLFTDFQKGKLAYREWIPYESDAVFYFTYFRQLISLTVASIVNVACDIMIWGLLVHIYCQIEILECRVKKSLRGQGDLGECIRQHNRIYKFAYTMNEKFRFIIAVQFIASMLVMCSSLYRLAKTTLSMKYIPLIMYTFCMCMQIFIYSWYGNEVKLKSIQFSDEIFGMDWIAADKKAKESLILIMHRSLTPIEFSSAHAITVTLDSFVKVVNKFIILL; encoded by the exons atgCAGACAATGCAATTTCCATTGAAAATTCTCACAGTGGCAGGATGCCAACCGCCAAAGTCTTGGTCCTCGTTATGCAAACGAACATTGTACAACATGTATACTATTCTCATGTGCTTgctattaattacgtttatggTGCCACAAATTCTGGACATTATTCTAAACGTCGATAATCCGGACGATTTCACggatactttttatattatgctAGCGATGTTTATCGCTTGCTGTAAGATGATCAGTCTATTACTAAATCGTAAGAATATCAAGATGTTGATCAATGCACTGGTTCAGAAACCGTTCAGACCTTTGGAACCAAACGAAATCGAAATTCGACAGAAATATGATAATATAGTACG GATCCATTCTATATCGTACACAGTTTTGATTGAATTGACGTGCGGTTTCATGAATTTGACGTCTTTATTTACGGACTTTCAAAAAGGGAAATTAGCGTACAGGGAATGGATACCCTATGAATCCGACGCAGTGTTCTATTTTACGTACTTTCGCCAATTGATAAGCCTGACGGTTGCGTCCATCGTGAACGTCGCCTGCGATATAATGATCTGGGGGCTGCTGGTGCACATTTACTGTCAAATCGAAATTCTAGAATGCCGCGTGAAGAAATCCTTGCGCGGTCAAGGCGACTTGGGCGAATGTATACGTCAACACAATCGCATCTATAA GTTTGCGTACACGATGAACGAAAAGTTTAGGTTTATAATTGCTGTTCAATTTATAGCAAGCATGTTAGTAATGTGCTCCAGCCTTTATCGATTGGCGAAAACTACACTGAGTATGAAATATATTCCGCTTATCATGTACACGTTCTGTATGtgtatgcaaatttttatatattcttggTACGGAAACGAAGTGAAATTAAAG AGCATACAATTTTCCGATGAAATTTTCGGAATGGATTGGATAGCGGCGGATAAGAAAGCTAAGGAGAgtcttatattaattatgcatcGTTCTCTGACGCCTATCGAATTTTCTAGTGCACACGCTATTACAGTAACTTTAGATTCTTTCGTAAAggttgtaaataaatttattatacttttatag